Proteins co-encoded in one Pseudorhizobium banfieldiae genomic window:
- the nirD gene encoding nitrite reductase small subunit NirD has product MNAHITFAKTAWVLIGTIDDIPRQGSRRIQDGARRIAVFRTADDRVFALEDKCPHKNGPLSEGIVHDGCVTCPLHNWVISLETGEAQGADDGRTSTFPVRIEGRNVYLNLTATNAAC; this is encoded by the coding sequence ATGAACGCGCATATCACTTTCGCAAAGACGGCGTGGGTTCTCATCGGAACGATCGACGACATTCCGCGCCAGGGATCCCGGCGCATCCAGGATGGTGCAAGACGGATCGCGGTCTTCAGGACCGCCGATGACCGCGTCTTCGCACTGGAAGACAAGTGCCCGCACAAGAACGGGCCGCTCAGCGAGGGGATCGTGCATGACGGCTGCGTCACATGCCCGCTCCACAACTGGGTGATTTCGCTTGAAACCGGGGAGGCCCAAGGCGCCGACGACGGAAGGACATCAACCTTCCCCGTACGGATCGAAGGTCGCAACGTCTACCTCAACCTCACTGCAACCAACGCGGCTTGCTAA
- the cynS gene encoding cyanase: MLTKQDVTDLIYERKRASGLTWARIAEDIGMSEVFVTSACLGMNTLPREKAEALVLNLGLPQEAAVVLSEYPTKVFPQAVPTDPCIYRFYEIIGVYGQTLKELIQEKGGDGIMSAIDFDMSVEKVPYPKGDRIEIRMSGKFLSYNAW, translated from the coding sequence ATGTTGACCAAGCAGGACGTCACGGATCTAATCTATGAGCGCAAGCGCGCGAGCGGGCTCACCTGGGCCAGGATCGCCGAAGACATCGGTATGAGCGAGGTCTTTGTGACGTCCGCCTGCCTCGGCATGAACACGCTGCCGCGGGAAAAGGCCGAGGCGCTGGTGCTTAACCTCGGTCTGCCGCAGGAGGCGGCTGTCGTCCTTTCGGAATATCCGACGAAGGTCTTTCCTCAGGCAGTTCCGACCGATCCCTGCATCTACCGCTTCTACGAGATTATCGGCGTCTACGGTCAGACCCTGAAGGAGCTGATCCAGGAGAAGGGCGGCGACGGGATCATGAGTGCGATCGACTTCGACATGAGCGTGGAGAAGGTCCCCTATCCGAAGGGTGATCGCATCGAGATCAGGATGAGCGGCAAGTTCCTTTCTTACAACGCCTGGTGA
- the urtD gene encoding urea ABC transporter ATP-binding protein UrtD encodes MTTVAETRAKSLLYLDNVSVSFDGFKALNALSFVVEPGELRAIIGPNGAGKTTMMDIITGKTRPDSGTVLFEDTIDLTKRDEADIAQLGIGRKFQKPTVFESHSVWDNLELALNRSRGVFATLFYTLTAEDRARIEEILETIRLTHRRDELAANLSHGQKQWLEIGMLLAQEPKLLLVDEPVAGMTDAETAETAILLRDIAKTRSVVVVEHDMGFIRDLGVKVTCLAEGSVLAEGSIDFVSSDPKVIENYLGR; translated from the coding sequence ATGACAACGGTTGCCGAAACACGCGCGAAGAGCCTGCTTTATCTCGACAACGTGTCTGTATCCTTCGACGGCTTTAAGGCGTTGAACGCGCTTTCCTTCGTGGTCGAGCCGGGTGAGCTTCGGGCCATCATCGGCCCCAACGGCGCCGGCAAGACGACGATGATGGACATCATCACCGGCAAGACCCGCCCCGACAGCGGTACGGTACTGTTCGAGGACACGATCGATCTCACCAAGCGGGATGAAGCAGATATCGCCCAACTCGGCATCGGCCGCAAGTTCCAGAAGCCGACGGTGTTCGAGAGCCATAGCGTCTGGGATAATCTGGAGCTCGCACTTAATCGTTCCCGCGGCGTCTTCGCCACGCTGTTCTATACGCTCACGGCCGAGGATCGCGCCCGCATCGAGGAGATCCTCGAGACGATCCGCCTGACGCATCGCAGGGACGAGCTCGCCGCCAACCTCTCGCATGGCCAGAAGCAGTGGCTGGAGATTGGCATGCTACTGGCGCAGGAGCCGAAGCTTCTGTTGGTTGACGAGCCGGTGGCCGGCATGACCGACGCCGAGACTGCCGAGACGGCCATCCTTTTGCGCGACATCGCCAAGACACGCTCGGTGGTCGTGGTCGAGCACGACATGGGCTTCATCCGCGACCTCGGCGTGAAGGTGACGTGCCTTGCGGAGGGCTCAGTGCTGGCCGAAGGATCGATCGACTTCGTCTCGAGCGATCCGAAGGTCATCGAGAATTATCTGGGGCGTTAA
- a CDS encoding bifunctional protein-serine/threonine kinase/phosphatase — MLNIRDTAALRVSIGQYSSAGRKPMNQDFHGAIVPSGVALTMKGVALAIADGISTSPVGHVAAETAVKSFLTDYYCTSDAWTVKTSASRVIDATNSWLHAQSRHVEDRDRAHVATFSALVLKGERAHIFHVGDSRITRVSGSEVEPLTREHRLVLSGSDTQIAKALGLLPSLEIDYRHIPLQVGDVFVLTTDGVHDHLRPRQIAGEIAANPDLDRAAGEIAARALENGSDDNLTIQIVRIDQLPEPGFEPLLDRMEILPPAPLPSAPSDFEGYRIHRQIHASSRSHVFRASDPQTGDAVVLKFPSADLQQDEAYLRRFAMEEWVARRVSSVHVVKCRDTILPRRSLYLVMEHLAGETLSQWMKDHPQADLASMRAIISQIAEGLRALHRKEVIHQDLRPDNVLIDSNGTAKIIDLGSARVEGLVEAKHTPDAEDILGTFQYTAPEYFLGERGNEQSDLFSLGVIAYQILTGRLPYGAAVARTGNARQQARLRYASIREYRPDVPQWVDDAVRKAVHPDPGRRYEAISEFLYDLSHPKQHILRTARMPLTQRNPLLFWQVLSLILALLLVLLLLWQQPYA; from the coding sequence ATGCTCAACATTCGCGACACCGCTGCGCTGCGCGTCAGCATCGGGCAATACTCGTCGGCCGGGCGCAAGCCGATGAACCAGGATTTTCATGGTGCCATCGTGCCGTCCGGCGTGGCGCTGACCATGAAGGGCGTAGCACTTGCGATCGCCGACGGTATCTCTACCAGCCCCGTGGGGCATGTCGCGGCCGAGACGGCGGTGAAAAGCTTTCTGACCGACTATTACTGCACATCCGATGCGTGGACCGTGAAGACGTCGGCGAGCCGCGTCATCGACGCCACCAACTCCTGGCTGCATGCGCAAAGCCGACATGTGGAAGATCGCGACCGTGCCCATGTCGCAACCTTTTCCGCGCTGGTGCTCAAGGGCGAGCGCGCCCACATCTTTCATGTCGGCGATAGTCGCATCACGCGGGTTTCGGGCAGCGAGGTCGAGCCGCTGACGCGCGAACATCGCCTTGTCCTATCCGGGTCGGACACCCAAATCGCCAAAGCCCTCGGCCTGCTTCCGTCCCTTGAGATTGATTATCGGCACATCCCCTTGCAGGTAGGCGACGTCTTCGTCCTCACCACCGACGGTGTTCACGATCACCTGAGGCCGCGGCAGATTGCAGGGGAGATCGCGGCGAACCCGGATCTGGATCGGGCGGCTGGCGAAATTGCCGCACGGGCGCTCGAAAACGGCAGCGACGACAACCTCACCATCCAGATCGTCCGCATCGATCAACTGCCGGAGCCGGGCTTCGAGCCTCTCCTCGACAGGATGGAGATACTGCCGCCCGCCCCGCTACCGTCAGCCCCCAGCGACTTCGAGGGCTACCGCATCCACCGGCAGATCCATGCCAGCAGCCGCAGCCATGTTTTTCGTGCCAGCGATCCGCAAACCGGGGATGCGGTGGTGCTGAAGTTCCCGTCGGCGGACCTGCAGCAGGATGAGGCGTATCTGCGCCGGTTCGCGATGGAGGAATGGGTGGCGCGCCGGGTTTCCAGCGTCCACGTCGTGAAGTGCAGGGATACGATCCTTCCGCGCCGGTCTCTGTATCTCGTCATGGAGCATCTTGCTGGTGAAACGCTCTCGCAATGGATGAAGGATCATCCTCAAGCCGACCTGGCTTCGATGCGCGCGATCATCTCGCAGATCGCTGAAGGGCTCCGGGCCCTGCATCGCAAGGAGGTCATCCATCAGGACCTCAGGCCGGACAATGTGCTGATCGACAGCAATGGGACCGCCAAGATCATCGACCTCGGATCAGCCCGGGTCGAGGGGCTGGTCGAGGCGAAACATACGCCGGATGCGGAAGATATCCTCGGCACGTTCCAGTACACCGCGCCCGAATACTTCCTGGGAGAACGTGGAAACGAGCAGTCGGATCTGTTCTCGCTTGGGGTGATTGCCTACCAGATCTTGACAGGACGTCTCCCCTATGGAGCCGCTGTTGCAAGAACCGGCAATGCACGACAGCAAGCCCGGCTGCGATATGCTTCCATCCGTGAGTACCGGCCAGATGTACCGCAATGGGTCGATGACGCTGTTCGCAAAGCCGTCCATCCTGACCCAGGGCGGCGCTATGAAGCCATTTCCGAATTCCTGTATGACCTTTCCCATCCGAAGCAGCACATCCTAAGAACGGCAAGAATGCCGCTGACGCAGCGCAATCCGCTGCTGTTCTGGCAGGTGCTGTCGCTGATACTGGCGCTGCTGCTGGTGCTTCTGCTGCTGTGGCAGCAGCCGTATGCCTAA
- the cysG gene encoding siroheme synthase CysG, translating into MSELEHTDIKGRAEVPGRIEPLAKLPVFWSLSGKRVVVAGGSDAAAWKAELLCACGAEVAVFAPVSELSPTFEALIRRSPPDGGGCCILHDRPWAADVFEGAAMAIADCEDDTGAFAFFEAAKAAGVPVNVIDKPEFCQFQFGSIVNRSPVIVSISTDGAAPILAQAIRRRIETLLPAALKGWAMLAHRLRDVVSERLQPGAPRRAFWERFVDRAFAEQDGPDAQAELELLSLTTENTAGPKTGRVTLVGAGPGDPEYLTLKAVRALQGADVILFDDLVSAGVLELARREAKRMLVGKRGGRESCRQDDINRMMIDFAKSGKHVVRLKSGDPMIFGRAGEEIAILEREGITVDVGPGITAASAMAARLGISLTHRDHAQSVRFVTGHARDGRLPANLNWRSLAEPGTTSVFYMGGRTATQIRDRLLEEGMPDATAVVIVSSVARPQERRWIGRLIDLGAGIFEIGYDEPVLIGVGDVFSGALSAEYRGAGKGEQYLKVG; encoded by the coding sequence ATGTCTGAACTGGAACACACCGATATCAAAGGTCGGGCCGAGGTGCCCGGCCGGATCGAGCCGCTTGCCAAGCTTCCGGTGTTCTGGAGCCTATCCGGCAAGAGGGTGGTGGTGGCCGGCGGTTCGGATGCCGCTGCCTGGAAGGCGGAGCTTCTGTGCGCCTGCGGTGCGGAAGTCGCCGTATTCGCGCCAGTCAGCGAACTTTCGCCGACGTTCGAGGCGCTGATCCGACGAAGCCCGCCGGATGGTGGCGGATGTTGCATCCTTCACGACCGACCTTGGGCGGCCGATGTCTTCGAAGGTGCTGCGATGGCCATTGCCGATTGCGAGGACGACACCGGGGCATTCGCGTTCTTCGAAGCGGCGAAGGCGGCGGGGGTTCCGGTCAATGTCATCGACAAGCCGGAGTTCTGCCAGTTCCAGTTCGGCTCGATCGTAAACCGCTCACCGGTTATCGTATCCATCTCCACTGACGGCGCCGCACCCATCCTGGCGCAGGCCATCCGCCGCCGCATCGAGACCCTGCTGCCCGCTGCTCTCAAGGGCTGGGCAATGCTCGCCCATAGGCTTCGTGACGTGGTGAGCGAGCGCCTGCAGCCGGGTGCGCCGCGCCGCGCCTTCTGGGAGCGCTTTGTCGACCGCGCCTTTGCGGAGCAAGATGGACCGGATGCCCAGGCGGAGCTGGAACTGCTCTCACTGACGACGGAGAATACGGCGGGACCGAAAACCGGTCGCGTGACACTGGTGGGAGCCGGTCCGGGGGATCCGGAGTATCTGACCCTCAAGGCAGTTCGTGCCCTTCAGGGCGCGGACGTGATCCTGTTCGACGATCTCGTTTCAGCCGGCGTTCTCGAACTGGCGCGTCGCGAGGCGAAGCGCATGCTGGTCGGCAAGCGCGGAGGAAGGGAGAGCTGTCGCCAGGATGACATTAACCGCATGATGATCGACTTCGCCAAAAGCGGTAAGCATGTCGTTCGGCTGAAGTCCGGTGACCCGATGATCTTTGGCCGGGCAGGCGAGGAGATCGCGATCCTGGAGCGTGAGGGGATCACGGTGGATGTGGGGCCCGGCATCACGGCGGCCAGCGCCATGGCCGCGCGTCTCGGCATCTCACTGACCCATCGCGACCATGCTCAGTCAGTTCGCTTCGTGACTGGTCACGCCCGAGACGGCCGGCTGCCCGCAAATCTTAATTGGCGGAGCCTCGCCGAGCCCGGAACAACCAGTGTCTTCTATATGGGAGGCAGAACGGCCACCCAGATCCGAGATCGCCTTCTGGAGGAGGGGATGCCGGACGCGACCGCGGTGGTGATCGTCAGTTCAGTGGCGCGTCCGCAGGAGCGCCGGTGGATCGGAAGGCTCATCGACCTCGGGGCGGGTATTTTCGAAATTGGCTACGACGAGCCGGTTCTCATTGGTGTCGGCGACGTGTTCTCGGGCGCATTGTCTGCAGAATATCGCGGAGCGGGGAAAGGCGAGCAATATCTGAAAGTCGGCTGA
- a CDS encoding ANTAR domain-containing response regulator, producing the protein MSQAELTILVIDENAIRASIIEEGLREAGHDRVNVIHEVNGVARTIETLQPDVIIIDIENPNRDMMEHLFQLTRTVGRPIAMFVDRSDTASIEAAVDAGVSAYIVDGLKKERVKSILDMAVSRFNAFSRLQRELAEARSALEERKVVERAKGILMKMRGLSEEEAFALLRQSAMNEKKKMADIAQSIVTAARLLL; encoded by the coding sequence ATGTCGCAGGCCGAACTCACCATCCTCGTGATCGATGAAAATGCCATTCGCGCCTCCATCATTGAGGAGGGACTGCGGGAGGCCGGGCATGATCGCGTCAACGTGATCCATGAGGTGAACGGGGTTGCGCGGACGATCGAAACGCTGCAGCCCGACGTCATCATCATCGACATCGAGAATCCGAACCGGGACATGATGGAGCACCTGTTCCAACTTACCCGAACCGTCGGGCGTCCGATTGCGATGTTCGTCGATCGGTCGGATACGGCGTCCATAGAGGCGGCTGTCGATGCCGGCGTCTCCGCCTATATCGTCGACGGGCTCAAGAAGGAGCGGGTGAAGTCGATACTCGACATGGCGGTCAGTCGCTTCAACGCCTTCAGCCGCCTGCAGCGTGAGCTGGCGGAGGCACGCTCGGCCCTGGAGGAGCGGAAGGTGGTTGAGCGTGCGAAGGGGATTCTCATGAAGATGCGGGGTCTGTCGGAGGAGGAGGCATTCGCCCTCCTGCGCCAGTCCGCGATGAACGAAAAGAAGAAGATGGCGGACATCGCCCAGAGCATCGTAACGGCGGCACGACTACTCCTTTGA
- the nirB gene encoding nitrite reductase large subunit NirB has translation MTTTTEKLVIIGNGMAPGRMLEHLFEQAPGRYDVTIFNAEPRVNYDRIMLSPVLSGEKSYEQIVIHGDGWYIDNGITLYKGHRIVAIDRGAKTVTSDHGVTEPYDKLVVATGSVPFIIPVPGNDLPGVITYRDLDDVNAMLLAAQSREKAVVIGGGLLGLEAAAGLAQRGMDVTVLHVMPTLMERQLDQAAGYLLQKAVEERGIKVICRANTKAIVGDGRVEGVALDDGRVIDASLVVMAVGIRPNVALARGAGLAVNRGIVVDAGMQTSDGNILAVGECAEVAGQVYGLVAPLYEMARIAASRLAGDRGPAFVHSDTPTKLKVTGIDLYSLGDFAEGDGREEIVLRDATAGVYKRIVLKDNRIIGTVLYGDTADGAWFNDLKKKGTDISAMRDTLIFGQAYQSGSPLDPLAAVAALPDDAEICGCNGVCKGKIAGAIASRGLTTLEEVRAHTKASASCGTCTGLVEQLMTLTLGDRYNPAAVTPMCPCTDLGHDDVRRLIKAKGLKTIPAVMQELEWKTSCGCAKCRPALNYYLVCDWPDEYADDYQSRFINERVHANIQKDGTYSVVPRMWGGMTSSKELRAIADVVDKFEIPAVKVTGGQRIDLLGIEKEDLPAVWADLGKAGFVSGQAYAKGLRTVKTCVGSDWCRFGTQDSTGLGIRIEKFMWGSWTPAKLKMAVSGCPRNCAEATCKDIGIICVDSGFEIHFAGAAGLDIKGTEVLGLVRTEDEALQHIVALTQMYREQGRYLERIYKWAKRIGIDEIRRQIMEDGDKRQAYYERFVFSQKFAQLDPWSERVSGKDKHEFNPMAVIQKEAAE, from the coding sequence ATGACTACCACGACCGAGAAGCTCGTCATCATCGGCAACGGAATGGCCCCCGGACGGATGCTGGAGCATCTCTTCGAGCAGGCGCCCGGCCGATACGACGTGACCATCTTCAACGCAGAACCCCGTGTGAACTACGATCGCATCATGCTCTCGCCGGTACTGTCTGGAGAGAAGAGCTATGAGCAGATCGTCATTCATGGCGACGGCTGGTACATCGACAACGGCATCACCCTCTACAAGGGGCATCGGATCGTCGCGATTGATCGGGGCGCCAAAACCGTCACTTCCGATCACGGCGTTACCGAGCCCTACGACAAGCTGGTGGTAGCAACCGGTTCCGTTCCATTCATCATCCCTGTGCCCGGAAACGATCTGCCAGGCGTCATTACCTACCGCGACCTCGACGACGTCAACGCCATGCTGCTTGCGGCGCAGTCGCGCGAGAAGGCGGTGGTGATCGGTGGCGGACTGCTCGGACTGGAAGCCGCAGCGGGTCTTGCTCAGCGCGGCATGGATGTCACCGTCCTCCATGTCATGCCGACCCTGATGGAGCGACAACTCGATCAGGCCGCGGGTTATCTCCTGCAGAAGGCGGTCGAGGAGCGGGGCATCAAGGTCATCTGCAGGGCGAATACCAAGGCGATCGTCGGCGACGGCAGGGTTGAAGGCGTCGCGCTGGACGACGGCCGGGTCATCGACGCCTCGCTGGTTGTGATGGCGGTCGGCATCCGGCCGAACGTGGCGCTCGCCCGAGGCGCAGGGCTTGCCGTCAACCGAGGCATAGTCGTCGATGCGGGCATGCAGACGTCCGACGGCAACATCCTCGCAGTCGGGGAATGTGCAGAAGTGGCAGGGCAAGTCTACGGCCTCGTGGCCCCTCTCTACGAGATGGCAAGGATCGCCGCCTCCCGCCTCGCCGGCGACCGTGGCCCAGCCTTCGTCCATTCCGACACGCCGACCAAGCTGAAGGTCACCGGGATCGATCTCTATTCCCTCGGCGATTTCGCCGAGGGAGACGGCCGCGAGGAAATCGTCCTGCGAGATGCCACCGCCGGTGTCTACAAGCGGATCGTGCTGAAGGACAACCGCATCATCGGCACGGTCCTCTACGGGGACACGGCCGACGGCGCCTGGTTCAACGACCTGAAGAAGAAGGGCACCGACATCTCCGCGATGCGGGACACACTGATCTTCGGCCAGGCATACCAGAGCGGCTCGCCGCTCGATCCCCTGGCTGCGGTCGCCGCCCTTCCGGACGATGCGGAAATCTGCGGTTGCAACGGCGTGTGCAAGGGGAAAATCGCCGGGGCAATCGCCAGCAGGGGCCTGACGACGCTTGAGGAGGTTCGCGCCCACACGAAGGCATCGGCCTCCTGCGGCACCTGCACGGGCTTGGTCGAGCAGTTGATGACGCTGACGCTTGGCGATCGCTACAATCCCGCCGCCGTCACGCCGATGTGCCCCTGCACTGACCTTGGTCACGACGACGTCCGCCGGCTGATCAAGGCGAAGGGCCTGAAGACCATCCCGGCCGTCATGCAGGAACTGGAGTGGAAGACCTCCTGCGGCTGCGCCAAGTGTCGACCGGCGCTGAACTACTACCTCGTCTGCGACTGGCCGGACGAGTATGCCGACGACTACCAGTCGCGCTTCATCAACGAGCGCGTCCACGCCAACATCCAGAAGGACGGCACCTATTCCGTCGTCCCCCGCATGTGGGGCGGAATGACGTCCTCGAAGGAATTGCGGGCGATCGCCGATGTCGTCGACAAGTTCGAAATTCCGGCGGTGAAGGTGACCGGCGGTCAGCGCATCGACCTGCTCGGGATCGAGAAGGAAGACCTGCCGGCCGTATGGGCGGATCTCGGCAAGGCCGGCTTCGTCTCCGGCCAGGCCTACGCCAAGGGGCTGAGGACCGTGAAGACTTGCGTCGGGTCTGACTGGTGTCGTTTCGGCACCCAGGATTCCACTGGGCTCGGCATCCGCATCGAGAAGTTCATGTGGGGATCCTGGACACCCGCCAAGCTCAAGATGGCCGTCTCCGGCTGCCCGCGCAACTGCGCGGAGGCGACCTGCAAGGATATCGGCATCATCTGCGTCGATTCCGGCTTCGAGATCCATTTCGCGGGTGCGGCCGGACTGGACATCAAGGGAACCGAGGTACTTGGTCTGGTCAGGACCGAGGACGAGGCGCTCCAGCACATCGTTGCTTTGACCCAGATGTACCGGGAGCAGGGTCGGTATCTCGAGCGTATCTACAAGTGGGCCAAGCGCATCGGCATTGACGAGATCCGCCGGCAGATCATGGAGGATGGCGACAAGCGCCAAGCCTACTACGAACGCTTCGTGTTCAGCCAGAAGTTCGCCCAGCTCGACCCGTGGTCGGAGCGCGTCTCCGGCAAGGACAAGCACGAATTCAACCCGATGGCCGTCATCCAGAAGGAGGCAGCGGAATGA
- a CDS encoding CmpA/NrtA family ABC transporter substrate-binding protein: MNMVTRRNRTGPSLPAPAIVPSEGTRVLRAGFIPLVDASVLIAASVFGFAEREGLRLELVRDVSWANVRDRLAFRQFDIAHMLSPMPVASMLGLGSNPSPTITPFSLGRGGNAITLSARLFARMQDTADIGDNASALDHARALALVVRTMKAAGEQPPTLGMTYPFSSHNYEFRYWLAAGGIDPDVDVRLVVVPPPMTSDALAAGAIDGFCVGAPWNMVASQRGVGRIVAAKQDIWPSAPEKVLGMRPDWAESNADTVMRLLVALNAAAQWCDQSENHDALAEALADPRHVGASVEIIRHVLSGEFNLDAQGTRRVIPNYFSFHAQHASYPRPSQALWIYSQMIRWGQATYSEKGMAAAVASFRPDIFRSALGDAAAPDEDDLRMEGDRSGDRFMDGYVFDPRRLHDYVRHFPIARRDLGGRADEQEM, translated from the coding sequence ATGAACATGGTGACCAGACGCAACCGCACTGGACCTAGCCTGCCTGCTCCCGCAATCGTGCCTTCGGAAGGGACGCGTGTCCTCCGAGCCGGCTTTATACCGCTTGTCGATGCATCCGTGCTGATTGCCGCATCCGTCTTTGGCTTCGCGGAGCGGGAAGGCCTCAGGCTCGAGCTTGTCCGGGATGTTTCCTGGGCCAATGTTCGGGACCGTCTGGCTTTCCGTCAGTTCGACATCGCCCACATGCTGTCGCCCATGCCAGTGGCATCCATGCTTGGTCTCGGCTCAAATCCGTCGCCCACGATCACGCCTTTCTCGCTCGGACGCGGCGGCAACGCTATCACACTCTCGGCGAGGCTATTTGCCCGCATGCAAGACACTGCCGACATTGGCGATAACGCCAGCGCGCTTGACCATGCACGTGCTCTTGCCCTGGTGGTCCGAACCATGAAAGCGGCGGGAGAGCAGCCGCCGACGCTGGGCATGACCTATCCTTTCTCTTCCCACAATTACGAGTTCCGTTATTGGCTGGCGGCCGGGGGGATTGATCCCGACGTGGACGTCAGGCTGGTTGTCGTGCCACCGCCGATGACCTCCGATGCGCTTGCGGCGGGCGCGATCGATGGCTTCTGCGTCGGCGCACCGTGGAACATGGTTGCCTCCCAGCGGGGCGTCGGCCGCATCGTGGCTGCCAAGCAGGACATCTGGCCGTCCGCGCCGGAGAAGGTGCTCGGCATGCGGCCGGACTGGGCCGAAAGCAACGCCGATACCGTCATGCGCCTGCTCGTGGCGCTCAATGCCGCAGCACAGTGGTGCGATCAGTCGGAAAACCATGATGCTCTGGCAGAAGCGCTGGCGGACCCGCGCCATGTTGGCGCTTCGGTCGAGATCATTCGGCATGTGCTTTCGGGGGAATTCAATCTGGACGCGCAGGGCACCCGCCGCGTCATCCCGAACTATTTCTCGTTCCACGCCCAACATGCCAGCTATCCGCGCCCGAGCCAGGCTCTGTGGATCTATAGCCAGATGATCCGCTGGGGTCAGGCCACCTATTCCGAAAAGGGAATGGCGGCTGCCGTGGCCTCTTTCCGGCCCGACATCTTCCGTTCGGCGCTCGGCGATGCTGCAGCCCCTGACGAGGACGACCTGCGGATGGAAGGGGATCGGTCAGGAGACAGGTTCATGGACGGGTATGTCTTCGATCCTCGAAGACTTCACGACTATGTTCGACACTTTCCCATCGCGCGTCGCGACCTTGGTGGACGGGCCGACGAGCAGGAAATGTAG
- a CDS encoding formate/nitrite transporter family protein — MSYVAPQEFATKMIDAGESKVFMSTKDTLIRAYMAGAILALAAAFAVTVTVNTGNPLIGALLFPVGFCMLYLMGFDLLTGVFTLAPLALIAKRPGVTVGGILRNWGLVFIGNFAGAMTTAVFMAIIFTMGFSEAPNAVGQKIGVIGESRTLGYAAAGASGMLTLFIRAVMCNWMVSTGVIAAMMSTSVSGKVIAMWMPILIFFYLGFEHSIVNMFLFPSGIMLGGQFTWADYFIWNEIPTVIGNLVGGLTFVGGMIYATHYRTSPSRKVTEKPAARLVAAE; from the coding sequence ATGTCCTATGTAGCACCCCAGGAATTCGCCACGAAAATGATCGATGCGGGCGAGTCCAAAGTCTTCATGTCCACAAAGGATACCCTCATAAGGGCCTATATGGCCGGTGCCATATTGGCGCTCGCAGCAGCATTCGCAGTCACCGTCACCGTCAATACCGGCAACCCTCTCATTGGTGCGCTGTTGTTTCCTGTCGGCTTCTGCATGCTCTACCTGATGGGGTTTGACCTGCTGACCGGCGTCTTCACACTTGCTCCGCTGGCGCTGATTGCCAAGCGGCCCGGTGTCACGGTGGGCGGCATCCTTCGCAACTGGGGTCTGGTCTTCATCGGCAATTTTGCCGGTGCGATGACGACCGCGGTTTTCATGGCGATTATCTTCACCATGGGCTTTTCGGAGGCCCCGAACGCGGTCGGACAGAAGATCGGGGTGATCGGTGAATCGCGGACGCTCGGTTACGCCGCCGCCGGCGCCTCGGGGATGCTGACGCTCTTCATCCGCGCGGTCATGTGCAACTGGATGGTCTCGACCGGCGTCATCGCCGCGATGATGTCGACCTCGGTGTCCGGCAAGGTCATTGCGATGTGGATGCCGATCCTCATCTTCTTCTACCTCGGCTTCGAGCACTCGATCGTCAACATGTTCCTCTTCCCCTCGGGCATCATGCTGGGCGGCCAGTTCACCTGGGCGGACTACTTCATCTGGAACGAAATCCCCACGGTCATCGGCAATCTCGTCGGGGGACTGACCTTCGTAGGCGGGATGATCTACGCCACCCACTACCGCACATCGCCCAGCCGCAAGGTGACCGAAAAGCCTGCGGCGCGCCTCGTCGCAGCAGAATAA
- the urtE gene encoding urea ABC transporter ATP-binding subunit UrtE: MLTVDNINLHYGAAQALRGVSLKAEMGKITCVLGRNGVGKSSLLRAITGQHPVSAGTIRFNEAPLNGLAPYARAKHGVGYVPQGREIFPLLTVQENLESGFAPLQRKERFIPEEIFSLFPVLGSMLSRRGGDLSGGQQQQLAIGRAMVMRPKILVLDEPTEGIQPSIIKDIGRAIRYLRDSTGMAILLVEQYLDFCRELADQVYIMDRGEIVHEGRAESLDTEEARRHLTV; encoded by the coding sequence ATGCTGACGGTAGACAACATCAACCTGCACTACGGCGCCGCCCAGGCTCTTCGCGGCGTTTCGCTCAAGGCGGAGATGGGAAAAATAACTTGCGTGCTGGGGCGCAACGGCGTCGGCAAGAGCTCGCTCCTGCGCGCCATCACCGGACAGCACCCGGTGAGCGCCGGAACGATCCGCTTCAACGAGGCGCCGCTGAACGGGCTGGCACCTTATGCACGGGCGAAGCACGGCGTCGGCTACGTGCCGCAGGGGCGGGAAATCTTTCCGCTGCTGACCGTTCAGGAGAACCTGGAAAGCGGCTTCGCACCGCTGCAGCGCAAGGAACGCTTCATCCCGGAGGAGATTTTCAGCCTGTTTCCCGTCCTCGGCAGCATGCTGTCACGGCGTGGCGGGGACCTCTCCGGCGGGCAGCAGCAACAGCTAGCGATCGGCCGCGCCATGGTCATGCGGCCGAAGATCCTCGTACTCGACGAGCCGACGGAAGGTATCCAACCGTCGATCATCAAGGATATCGGCCGCGCCATCCGCTACCTGAGGGATTCGACCGGCATGGCGATCCTGCTGGTCGAACAATACCTGGATTTCTGCCGCGAACTCGCGGACCAGGTCTACATCATGGACCGCGGCGAGATAGTCCACGAGGGTAGAGCCGAGTCTCTGGATACGGAAGAAGCTCGTCGGCATCTAACAGTATGA